CCATTCTTCGGGATCTGTGCGGAAAAACGCCTCGGGGGATTTAAGCACTGAAGCAGCTAATTTTCTAGCGATTACATTCCACTCCGGCAGTGTAAAAGGAATCAGATTCTCTTCACTTTTTTCGCCCTTTCTTGGGATGGCCAAACTGGAACATAGAAGGATTATCGCCTGGCTATCACGGGAGATATTCATTCGAAATCACCTCCTCCAGCAGCAGTTGCCAGCACAAACGGGTGAACGGGACCGCTACCGGCTTCTCGGAGAAGAGTGCCACAGACAGTAAGGGTCCAGCGGGAATCGACCATATCATCTACCAGCAAGACGGGTCCACCAGGACAGGAACCTTTCACTTGAAAAGCATCTGCCACATTAAGGGCCTGCTGCGTGCTGTTTTGCATGGTCTTTTGCTCAGGCGTATTACCAACCTTAACTAGGACAGGATGAAACGGCAAACCGAGGCTGTTCGCCAGCCTTTGAGCAAAATCCCGTACCAGCTCTGGCCGCCGCAGAGAAGGAACGGCAGTGACCCATAATGGAGGCGGCTGCGGCTGCCATCGGTTTTTGATCAAATCCACGGCTGCGGACACAAGTTCGTCACTAAACCGGTTGTTCTGATACTTATCGATCGCAACCTGGCGGCCCCAGCCGGCATCACCATAAATACACAGACACCTGCCTTCTTCGTTTCGTAAATTATCCCTAATACGCCCTTGCCATCTTCCAATGCCACCAGCGGGCCATTGTTTCCTCGGTTCGATTATCTGGTAATCACTGCGCAGAAACTGGATGGCCTTTGATACTAGATCACGATTCAAGCTACTGGTAAACAGTGGGGATTGGCAGTTTGCGCATTTACCACAGGGGCCAGCATACGGATCATCTAAGTCGCGAGCAATAAACTCCATCAGACATTCCTTCGTGGCGACAAATTCCTTTATCCTCTCCAGTTCCTGGTAGCGAAGCCGCGTAACCTTCTCAGCTCTTTCTGAGTCAAAAACCCAGGGCTTTGCGGTCCGAAAATAAGTGCCGCCATTACGAGCAACTGCTCCCTCTACTTGTAGCAACTTTAAACACTTTTCAATCCTCCCCTTAGGGATATTTATACCGGACAGCAACGCTGGTATTGTCAACCCACCCTCTGATTGTTCGATAGCCTTCAGTACTTCGAGCGTTTCTATAGGACCGGGAAAGGCTGTCCTTATAAAGTAATCCTGGATTTCATCATCTTCTCGCCCGTTTAAGAGAATGGCAAAAGCATTATCTACGGCGCGCCCTGCCCGACCTACCTGTTGATAATACGAAACCAATGACCCCGGCCGCTGATAATGGATAACAAACCCCAAATCTGGCTTGTCGAAACCCATTCCTAGAGCTACAGTTGCGACCAGCGCCTTGACTTGATTCCGTAGAAGCTTTTGTTCCCGTGCTTGTCTTTCTCCATTATGAAGTTTAGCGTGATATTCCCACGCTTCGATGTTTTGCTGACGCAACCATCCGGCCACTCTTTTACAATCTGCTATTGTTAAGCAATAAATAATCCCGGAACCGGGCAACCTTGGAAGAGTCTCCGCAAGCCAAGCTAATCTTTCCGCTTGGTTGTTTAGCCTAATATTTTCTAGCCGTAAAGAGTCCCGTGCCAGTGGGCCTCGCAAAACGAGGAGATCCGGACCAAGCTGCTCCTGGATGTCGTTTACAACCCGCTGGTTTGCCGTTGCCGTGGTAGCAAGAACCGGGACATTTGGCGGCAGGTTTTTAACGATACGGACAATGCGCCGGTAGTCAGGGCGGAAATCATGTCCCCAATCGGAGATACAGTGCGCTTCGTCGACCACGAACAACCCGATACCGCCCTTTATCGCCACCAAGGTCTCGGATAAAAAGCGTGGATTGGCCAGCCGCTCCGGCGAAACAAGGAGCACGTCACAGGTGCCTTTTTGAAGCTTCTCTTCGACATCTGTCCACTCCTCTTCGTTTGCGCTGTTGATAGATTCGGCCTGGATGCCAATTCTGGCAGCCATTTCAATCTGATTGCGCATGAGCGACAATAAAGGACTGATCAGCACGGTAGGACCAGAGCCTTGGTTTCTCAGCATTCTGGTGGCGACAAAGTAAACGACACTCTTCCCCCAACCTGTGCGTTGAACCACCAACATTTTCTTCCTCTGGAAAGCAATGAGCTCGATGGCTTCCCATTGCCCATCTCGAAAACTAGCTTGCGGCCCAAGCATTTTCTTTAGTAATTGTTCTGCCTGTCGTTTTCCTATGCCTGTTTTTATTATGACCACTCCCGGTAAGAACCCTGCCGACAACGGTCCCGGAACCAATCAGGAGCATCAGCGTCCTTTTCTGCCTCTGCAGACATTATACAATATTATCCAAACGGTTGGAATTGTAGCTACGGCAAAGGTTATTCGGTACTGGAAGTAGTAGAGAGCACTAAGAAGGTGACCGGGGTTGATTTCCCGGTGCGCCATGTCCCCAGGCGCCCCGGCGATCCTCCGGCTCTGGTAGCTGACGCCACCAAGATCCGGCGCGAGCTGGGCTGGCAACCCCGCTACGACGATCTAGACTTTATCCTCCAGACCGCCTGGAACTGGGAGAAAAGTCAACATCATCGCAACTAAGCCCGTTTGCCGCCTTATCTTCACGTGTTATAATCTTACCAGAGCCAACAGTATATGGAGGAGAAACGCATTTGCCATCTCAACTAATCGATCGCAGCCTTAAGGTACTAGCGAAGGAGTATCCTAGCATCTTCATTCGGTTAGCACTCGGCCAAGTCGGGATCAATGAGGAGAACTGGGAATACCAAGCGATAGAAAACCCCGAGATCAATATTCCGGAGAAACGTCCTTTGCTACCTATGCTCACCGATAAAAGGGATACGAGTGTCCTTGAGCAAACCAGGGAGCTGGTACTTAAAGAGGAAAATCCTAAGCTCCGGGCCGATA
This Clostridia bacterium DNA region includes the following protein-coding sequences:
- a CDS encoding RecQ family ATP-dependent DNA helicase is translated as MLGPQASFRDGQWEAIELIAFQRKKMLVVQRTGWGKSVVYFVATRMLRNQGSGPTVLISPLLSLMRNQIEMAARIGIQAESINSANEEEWTDVEEKLQKGTCDVLLVSPERLANPRFLSETLVAIKGGIGLFVVDEAHCISDWGHDFRPDYRRIVRIVKNLPPNVPVLATTATANQRVVNDIQEQLGPDLLVLRGPLARDSLRLENIRLNNQAERLAWLAETLPRLPGSGIIYCLTIADCKRVAGWLRQQNIEAWEYHAKLHNGERQAREQKLLRNQVKALVATVALGMGFDKPDLGFVIHYQRPGSLVSYYQQVGRAGRAVDNAFAILLNGREDDEIQDYFIRTAFPGPIETLEVLKAIEQSEGGLTIPALLSGINIPKGRIEKCLKLLQVEGAVARNGGTYFRTAKPWVFDSERAEKVTRLRYQELERIKEFVATKECLMEFIARDLDDPYAGPCGKCANCQSPLFTSSLNRDLVSKAIQFLRSDYQIIEPRKQWPAGGIGRWQGRIRDNLRNEEGRCLCIYGDAGWGRQVAIDKYQNNRFSDELVSAAVDLIKNRWQPQPPPLWVTAVPSLRRPELVRDFAQRLANSLGLPFHPVLVKVGNTPEQKTMQNSTQQALNVADAFQVKGSCPGGPVLLVDDMVDSRWTLTVCGTLLREAGSGPVHPFVLATAAGGGDFE
- a CDS encoding GDP-mannose 4,6-dehydratase produces the protein MIQYYPNGWNCSYGKGYSVLEVVESTKKVTGVDFPVRHVPRRPGDPPALVADATKIRRELGWQPRYDDLDFILQTAWNWEKSQHHRN